From a single Stomoxys calcitrans chromosome 4, idStoCalc2.1, whole genome shotgun sequence genomic region:
- the LOC106082621 gene encoding probable cytochrome P450 4s3, with the protein MNTFTLIALALIALFGRFLPKLIQFIKLVLWSRKLPGPTIGELIENAKKRQILFWFKELREKHGSPFRIWLGKDLVVFFTDPDDVKQLLSDNTLLHKSNNYKLFSPWLGNGLLTNSGESWHSRRKLLTPAFHFRILSEFKEPMEENCKLLVDHLQKKANEEEFDVFPYITLLTLDVICETAMGIKKNAQMQSESEYVKAVKNILRVLSQRSFSIWHRNNIFFNYTSLGREMLANLKILHGETNRVIKLRRKLLQDSKIHSLKDAEASYDSIGQKRRFAFLDMLLISQMEGIPLSDRDIREEVDTFMFEGHDTTSSAIGFAIYLFSQHAEVQQLAYEEAIALEGREKEPMPYLEAVIKETLRIYPSVPFYSRLLTEDMKMDKLTVPKGASVTVLSYMVHRNENCYPEPEVFKPERFLQNNKEVHPFSFVAFSAGPRNCIGQKFAMLELKCTLSCLLRNFEFLPVQGFKPHPFADFVMKSSNGIKIRIKPRKN; encoded by the exons ATGAATACTTTTACGTTGATTGCATTGGCGCTCATTGCATTATTTGGGAGATTTCTTCCAAAGTTGATACAATTTATAAAATTGGTATTGTGGTCAAGAAAGTTGCCCGGACCGACAATTGGAGAACTTATCGAAAATGCTAAAAAACGAC AAATTCTCTTCTGGTTTAAGGAACTACGCGAGAAACATGGCTCCCCATTCAGAATTTGGCTCGGTAAGGACTTGGTGGTATTTTTCACCGATCCAGATGATGTGAAACAATTGCTAAGTGACAATACTTTGCTGCATAAATCCAACAATTATAAGCTATTCTCGCCCTGGTTGGGTAATGGCCTACTGACCAATAGTGGCGAATCATGGCATTCACGTAGAAAATTGCTGACCCCAGCCTTTCATTTCCGCATTTTGAGTGAATTTAAAGAGCCCATGGAGGAGAATTGTAAACTTTTGGTTGATCACTTGCAGAAGAAGGCCAACGAAGAGGAATTCGATGTGTTTCCCTATATAACGCTCTTGACCTTGGACGTTATCTGTGAGACAGCAATGGGTATTAAGAAAAATGCCCAAATGCAAAGCGAGTCAGAATATGTGAAAGCAGTGAAAAA CATTTTGCGCGTTTTATCCCAACGCTCCTtctcaatttggcatagaaatAACATATTCTTCAATTACACCTCATTGGGTCGCGAAATGTTGGCAAATTTGAAAATCTTACATGGCGAAACGAATCGCGTCATAAAGTTAAGAAGAAAATTATTGCAAGACTCAAAGATTCACAGTCTTAAAGATGCTGAGGCATCCTATGACAGCATTGGTCAAAAAAGACGTTTTGCCTTTCTGGACATGTTGCTCATCTCTCAAATGGAGGGCATACCTCTTAGTGATCGGGATATACGCGAAGAAGTCGATACTTTTATGTTTGAAGGGCATGATACCACAAGTTCAGCTATTGGATTTGCCATTTATCTTTTCTCACAACATGCTGAGGTTCAGCAGCTAGCCTACGAGGAAGCCATAGCCCTGGAGGGTCGTGAAAAAGAACCTATGCCCTATTTAGAGGCGGTTATCAAAGAGACTTTGCGCATATATCCCTCAGTGCCATTTTACTCGAGACTTTTAACCGAAGATATGAAAATGGATAAATTGACAGTGCCAAAAGGAGCCAGTGTTACAGTTTTGTCATATATGGTACATCGTAATGAAAATTGTTACCCTGAGCCAGAAGTATTCAAGCCCGAAAGGTTTTTACAAAACAACAAGGAAGTGCATCCGTTTAGTTTTGTGGCCTTCAGTGCGGGACCAAGGAATTGTATTG gtCAAAAATTCGCCATGCTAGAGCTGAAATGCACTTTGTCGTGTCTTttgcgaaattttgaatttctacCAGTACAAGGATTTAAACCTCATCCCTTTGCTGACTTTGTAATGAAGAGTTCAAATGGCATTAAAATTCGTATTAAGccaagaaaaaattaa